One Hordeum vulgare subsp. vulgare chromosome 4H, MorexV3_pseudomolecules_assembly, whole genome shotgun sequence DNA window includes the following coding sequences:
- the LOC123450221 gene encoding uncharacterized protein At1g28695-like — MVIGPKKARSWTQLPCPGRLLCVPEHCASARFVAVAAVCLLVVVGSYHALWSPAEADGQTGQRFFDMWRRRSAVRGYGDDLEAALRRAADANRTLILSVLNSAYAEEDGLLDLFVRSMREGEGTAQLVSHVLLVAMDRPAYRRCMSLGGVRCYRLPASTNGTEDLSSEQLYMSDGFVRMMWRRIRLLDHVLKHGYSFIFTDLDVMWLRNPFPGLNRTGEEDLLISSDRFNGRPQDYLSNELNTGFFFVVANNRTVALFDEWHAAREVSEGMKEQDVLNQMKRRGAFRRLGVRARVLDTARFSGFCQDSRDARQVATVHANCCRTMRAKIADLRAVLRAARRLNGTAELRWPPHTECAKSWR, encoded by the exons ATGGTGATCGGGCCAAAGAAGGCGAGGAGTTGGACGCAATTGCCATGCCCAGGCCGGCTGCTCTGCGTGCCGGAGCACTGCGCATCGGCCCGTTTCGTGGCCGTCGCCGCCGTCTGCCTCCTTGTCGTGGTCGGCTCGTACCACGCGTTGTGGTCGCCGGCCGAAGCCGACGGCCAGACGGGGCAGAGGTTCTTCGACATGTGGCGTCGTCGATCAGCG GTGCGCGGCTACGGCGATGATCTGGAGGCGGCGCTGCGCCGCGCGGCGGACGCGAACAGGACGCTGATCCTGAGCGTGCTCAACTCGGCCTACGCCGAGGAGGACGGCCTGCTCGACCTTTTCGTGAGGAGCATGAGGGAAGGGGAGGGAACCGCGCAGCTCGTCAGCCACGTCCTCCTCGTGGCAATGGACCGGCCGGCGTACCGCCGGTGCATGAGCCTCGGAGGCGTCCGGTGTTACCGGCTCCCGGCGTCGACGAACGGCACCGAAGACTTGTCGTCGGAGCAGCTCTACATGTCCGACGGGTTTGTACgcatgatgtggcggcgcattCGCCTCCTCGACCACGTCCTCAAGCACGGCTACAGCTTCATATTCACG GATTTGGATGTGATGTGGCTGAGGAACCCCTTCCCGGGCCTGAACCGCACCGGGGAGGAAGACCTCCTGATCAGCTCCGACAGGTTCAATGGACGGCCGCAGGACTACCTCAGCAACGAGCTCAACACCGGCTTCTTCTTCGTGGTCGCGAACAACCGGACGGTGGCGCTGTTCGACGAGTGGCACGCGGCACGGGAGGTGTCGGAGGGCATGAAGGAGCAGGACGTGCTGAACCAGATGAAGCGGCGCGGCGCGTTCCGCCGGCTCGGCGTGAGGGCGCGCGTCCTGGACACGGCGCGCTTCAGCGGCTTCTGCCAGGACAGCCGGGACGCCCGGCAGGTGGCCACCGTGCACGCCAACTGTTGCCGGACGATGCGCGCCAAGATCGCTGACCTGAGGGCCGTCCTCAGGGCCGCTAGGCGGCTCAACGGGACGGCAGAGCTCAGGTGGCCGCCGCACACGGAGTGCGCTAAATCGTGGAGATGA